In Synechococcus sp. PCC 6312, one genomic interval encodes:
- a CDS encoding YidH family protein, giving the protein MSNSVELPPTSQDEKNPPRKKNLNRIRDHLANERTYLAWMRSAVALMGFGVLIVRLRILRPPLAIQPPGNGWRLGLAFAVVGLITVLLSTQHYFVVRDDIENDTYEPPDRWVIISSLSIILLGVGVFYYVFAAPLDDLGTIVLD; this is encoded by the coding sequence ATGAGTAACTCCGTTGAACTGCCGCCAACCAGCCAGGATGAAAAAAATCCACCCAGGAAAAAGAACCTCAACCGGATTCGGGATCATTTGGCTAACGAGCGAACCTACCTGGCCTGGATGCGGAGTGCTGTGGCCCTGATGGGGTTTGGGGTGCTGATTGTGCGTTTACGGATTTTGCGGCCCCCTTTGGCCATTCAACCCCCGGGAAATGGTTGGCGTTTGGGTTTGGCCTTTGCGGTGGTGGGTCTGATTACTGTTTTGCTCTCAACGCAGCATTATTTTGTCGTGCGTGACGATATTGAAAACGATACCTATGAGCCGCCCGACCGCTGGGTAATTATTTCCAGTTTGAGCATTATTCTGTTGGGCGTAGGGGTCTTTTACTATGTCTTTGCCGCACCCCTGGATGACCTCGGGACAATTGTGCTTGATTAA
- a CDS encoding carbonic anhydrase produces MSQVLAEVLAANQSYVENFGDKGELPLPPGRRFAILTCMDARLDPAKYAGLAEGDAHVIRNAGGRASDDAIRSLIISYKLLGTREWFVIHHTNCGMELFTDEIIRGLLSQSLETAIVDESGWRDVGQELKSEFADEARFIDWLTFTDLAKSVVADVQRIRRHPLVPSNIPIYGFIYDVKTGQLIEVPKATEAGQVRAGFSQL; encoded by the coding sequence ATGAGTCAGGTTTTAGCAGAGGTTTTGGCGGCAAATCAGAGCTATGTTGAGAATTTTGGCGATAAGGGTGAATTACCGTTACCCCCAGGCCGACGTTTTGCGATTTTGACCTGCATGGATGCCCGTCTGGATCCGGCGAAATATGCTGGCCTGGCAGAGGGAGATGCCCATGTGATTCGCAATGCAGGAGGACGGGCCAGTGATGATGCGATTCGCTCCTTGATTATTTCCTACAAACTTTTAGGCACACGGGAATGGTTTGTGATTCATCACACCAATTGCGGCATGGAGCTTTTTACCGATGAGATTATTCGGGGCCTCCTCAGCCAAAGTTTAGAAACTGCAATTGTTGATGAGTCTGGTTGGCGGGATGTAGGTCAAGAGCTTAAGTCTGAATTTGCCGATGAGGCTCGGTTTATTGATTGGTTGACATTTACGGATTTGGCTAAAAGTGTAGTTGCTGATGTTCAACGAATTCGCCGTCATCCCCTTGTCCCCAGCAATATCCCGATTTATGGGTTTATTTACGATGTCAAAACTGGGCAGTTAATTGAAGTTCCTAAAGCCACCGAAGCAGGTCAAGTTAGGGCTGGATTTTCACAACTCTAG